The segment AAATGAGATGTACAACCAAGAAACTGGAGAAATCTCTATTTATTAGTGGCAGTTAGTTACTAATGCTATGAATAGGGCACTCATTCATCTACTGCCAAGAAAGCAATGCATTTCTGAGAGTAATTCCATCTCATAGCCCTTAAATCTCCATATGATGAAAAGCGTATGCCTGCTTTAATTACATGTTGTACAAAGACTAAATGACACAGATAACTCTGTAATAACATCAGAGTTCACATCATCATCCCCTTCTTACAGATGCTACTGTTTCTACCTGTCTCCTAGATTCTGAGAGCAACTCAATTCTCCTTCTATAAACTGACTTCCTGGgccctttatatttttttcttacttagaGCATCTCCCCCACACATCCAAGTCAGCCTACCtccattcatttaatttaaattgatgTTGTATACTTTAAGAAATAGGGTTAGTTATAGAATAAAGTTAATGTAGAGCTTCCCAGGGACAAAGGAGACCCCATAGGGTCTTAATCAATGATTAAGATACATTGCAACAGAAAGAAGTAAGAATCCGTGGCAACAGGTAAGAGTGGGagaattcttccagaaaaatctcaaaactaaattttaaaaataaagaagaggttttatgaggaaagaaaatttaaatccaCCAAAAATTGTGCTTAATTAAATCAGGTGTCTCAAGAATTTagcagagggaagggtggggatgacaaaaatagagaaattctGGTGTCAAacattatgaatatataattttgagCCTAGAGACATTTTCAAAACAGAGTTAAGATTAAACAGAGAAGTGCCCACTacttcttttcccctcttcttgCCCCATACCTGAGAAGTTTGCTGCTTTCCTTAGAGCTTCTTGGAGATTCAGGGTCTGCTGATGAAGTTCCATCTGTTTTTTGGAATTTTCATCCAGCTTTTGGGTAAGGGTTTCTATTGTTTCTTTGAGCTCCCTTTCTGACTCCTGGGAAGCTTGTTCTGCCTGCTGCTGTGCTGAGATCTGTCCCTCCAGTATAATTTCCTGGTTAGTAAGGTTTGCTTGCTGTTGCTTTAGGAGATCAGACACCTGTAATACTAAATCATAGCTGAAATAAGAACTCGATTACCAAAGCTGAATAAAAATCCCTCCACTGAATtttgaggaaattaaagaattgaatcaaataatatattttgacaATAAACTGCTGGAAAGTTCCTCagaaattatgaatttaaaagttatttgataTTCCtgtagtattttcttttacatgtcAGGAATTGTCACAGACACttttgattaaaaacaacaacaacaacaacaacaacaacaaaggatttTACTTGTTATTGATGGTTACAAACAAGTTTAAAAGCAATCATAAGATAAAGGGTATATAGGtggcataaataaaatacagacaatCTGAAAGAGATGCCAGCCAGATTCATTGATTATTAATTGTTGTCATTAATGATTTACTCTGTGTCTTTATTCCTTTGCTAACTCTTTATCTTTCCAGActtcctaattttatttaaaaactgtgaCACCCCTTTTTTGAGATACCCTCCCACAGAATTATTTTAAGTTGCTATGTCATAACAATTTCaagcattttttgtttcttgggttcttttcttctcttttttttttttcttttttttttagtcacaGTACATTTTAGGAAGGGTGGGATGAAATAAAGTTTGTAAAATCTGGCAGGCAGCTAATGTTAAGGGTCAAATGTCTCAGTTCTAGAAGCTTGATGGTTCAGTACAAAACAGACCCTTTGGCCTAAGGCTGGATCTGAGACTGGTGTAAAGTGATTCTTCTTACAGGAAGACTAATCAATCACCaccactagtcattagggaaggCCCCAAGTGCTAACAGATTGAAAAAATGAATGGTTGGTGACTTTAACCAACAATTGAGAAACAAATAGCACTTCAAAGGCCTTAATCATCTAGATTCTAGATAGACAAAATAACTCAGATCTACAACCTCAATACACAGACAATTAGATGGATGATCGataccattttcatttcttcttggcCACTCTCATCCTTCTTATCACTTCTTTTGCTCTCAACATCCTCTCTTCTAAGTGGCCATGTTATAAATTTGAATTACAgttgttttaaatgtttcatttattaaGATGGTATTTTTGATTCTTAACTGTAAATTAGTATTTAATCATCTCTATTAAAACTCAAcgtaggggcacctaggtggctcagtaaggttaagtatctgactcttgatttcagctcaggtcatgatctcagggtcatcaggtcaagccctatgtcaggctctgtgctcagcatggagcctgcttgagattttctctctccctctccctctgctcctccactcaCTCGCAATCTCTCTctaagacaaaaaacaaaaaaacaaaacaaaacaaaaaaaccgacAACCTCAATGTGAACTatatgacttttcttttcctttagggtCTCTCAGGGGATCTTGTGGCTTAGtagcttcaaattattttctttttcatcattccaggATTTAAACAGACTTTATCCATGAAGTTataacaacaaagcaaaacaaaaacctaccaTTTATAATCTTAATTCCATATCCCAGTCAATTTTAGAGACAAGCACAATGTACTTATTCATGTTCCCACTCATTCCAAAAAGTTTGCCTAAAATGTACCTAAATCAAGACTGTTTATAGTCGTTATAAAACCAATTAATAAGCCATGTTTGTAAGTTCTCACTTTTTCCTCCATCATTTCCCTGTTCCAGTACTTACATTGCATTGTCAGAATTATAAGAATTACCAGTAATCCCAAGCaaaggatccccagggtcacagcaGTAGGGCACCACcactgagaagaaagaaaatgaagacctaGAGTGCAGAGGATAGAATCAGAAAGACATAAAAGATGGATCCAAGTCATCAAACAATTCTTTGGAAACTGTCTGTATCTTGTACTTTGCATTTCATACCTCTAATCCTCCCAAGGGCTCTGAAAATAATTCATTGTtcatatttacagatgaaaaatacagacagagaatttaagtaatttaCTCTTGGTCACACAACTAACACAATTTAAGAGCCAGGATTCGATACCAGATATGTGATGTTAAGTACATGATTCTAAAGCTTATACTTTATCTACTCTCCCCATAATGACTGTCTAAGAAACTCTCAGTTCAGCTTGGTTGGATCAACTTCACCCACAGAACAGAGAGCCTGGTACTTTTAATACAGACCATGTGTATGCACCTCACACGCACCTCATACACAGCGTGTTTTATAAGTAGTATACCATAAAAGAATGTCAAATACCAAGCAAATAAGCTTTAGTTAGTTAATCAACAGATCGCTTCAAAGAATTATAATTTTGTGCTTTCAATTTTTATTCCACTAAAATTATATCTTGGAACTGAGGTTATTGactaaagaaaaataggaattaaatTTCAACATTCATTTGACTCATATTAATGTCATGTCCTATACTTACACCAGCTATGGCCCTTGTTGTTATAAAAGTTCACCATTATTATTATAGAAACAAATAAGTCATGTAGCTCAGAGGTGCACCACTAAAAAAGCACATATATTTTGGTCCAATGGGAAAATATATAATCTATGTGGACTCCTCACCCTGTACAATAAACAAATAGGGTATTGGTAGTGTTATCCTCTATATGCATATAAGGAAACCCAAAGTCTCAGTGAATTGTAAAAGATCACACAGATGTTAAGATCCAAACATAGGTCTTTAATTCAACTGTCAGTCGTTACGTGGTTGGAGCATTACATCACAAAATTTCCAGTGCAAATGTGTAATGATCCAAATCAATCAATGGTCAAATATATTCACAGTGTCAAAAGCACTTCTGTTAGACTCTAGAGATGAGACagacaaaatagaaattttaacagGAAGAAATACAGTTCATTCACTAATTCAAAAGTCATTAAGCTCCTGGAGTGTGTGTGGCAAGTTGGCAGAGAAGTAGAAGTTGTGTCTCTTGGAAATAATCACTTAAGACTCTAGCTTGGGGGTAGATATCTGTAAATCTGTCAGAGAATATTTCCCTCTGGTCAGTACTCATTCTATACTATGAACGTATGTCAACCACTCTTGAGAGAAGAAACTCctgaatttttagaagaaaatcacAAGATCTCCACCTGTGCAGGGAAGACACAAGCTCCCATTTTCTACAGGTCACCCTTTGTCTCATTTCTTTGGTAGGTAGAGACCATTAATCCAACTTCTGTTCCCATTAGTGATTTTCTGATCAGAAAGCAACTGGATTCCTTTCAGTAGGTGACTGATCTAATCAGGTTCTGAGAGATTTAGCTTCataattttagtaaaattcaGGCACTCAATATTTACAacatgaataatgaatgaatgaatgactactGTTAACTTGGATGTCTACCTATAAATGCTGATTCATAGAAATAATGCATGTACAGTGAATAGCATAGAACACAACCTATGataatgtttaataaaagttATCAGAATCTATACATTGTCATTCATACCAAGTTAGTTCaaagtatcatcatcatcatcaccattaatatctgaattgtttttcttttaagtaaatgttATTAATTCTACAATATATTTCCATCCTCTGGGGTTTCAGCTTTCTAATCCTATATTATTCCagttaatttacatttttgagCTAATCCTTGAATTCTGTTGCTGGGCACATTCATCCACCCCTAGTACCTTTAGCTTTCTTTCCATTTGGCTTCTGATCAGGTTGATCCCTCATAGTCTTGCTCTTGAAGTCATCAGAAGtcatttccaaattcattccaagAACGAGAGAGTGAAACAGTCAAGGACTTCTGCAAAGTAAAAATTTGTGAGCTCCTGCTGGAGTGTTTAAGTAGCTACTGCTATCTAATAGAAGAATGACTCAATCGTTGGTAGGAGGAAGAGGCTTTGCTTCATTCTGGAAAGTTGGCTGACGCAAATTCTTGTTATGTCTATTGTAGGTGGGGAAAGTAGTGATTCTGCTAGTATTTCAGGATGTTTCACTAGGTAATTAGTGAAAgggaaaactgtattttttctgAGCATTAGAAGAAAGGCATTTGTATTCACTcatcagataaggaaactgaaactcaaaagAATAAGTCACATTAAGCTTGTAGAAGAGTGTGCATTTAAACCAGATTACTCAATTCCAGGGTCCATATTTGTTTACTTCACTGTAGCAGACTATCTCTATACTGTGACTTTCATAAGTCTcacactttcctttttatttttgactgtTTAAATCAGCAATAGATTAGAAATTTTGTAGTTAATCGTGTGTGATCATCTCCAGCCATGTGACCTGGGTAATTTTAGAACTTAATTAGGAGTGCTATTTCATGCAGTGGCAGTAACATAGCAGCAGTATAACATAGCAACAGAAATTTGGAGCCAGGTGGAGCTAGTTTCAAATCTTTCCTTTGCTAGTACCTTAGTCTATAATCTTGGGGAATTACTTAATACTCTGAACTTATGTCTTTGTCTATAAATTGGGACATTGGAATGTCCACTGGATAATGTTGATAAAATTGCTGTTGGGattcatataaaatattgcaTGAAAATGTTAAGTATTCTACTTCAAAcataagaactcaataaatgatagttattaATATCAGTAGTAGTAATATTCAGCACAATTGAATTGCCCTTCAAAGGACACATAAATGACTGGAGTCTCAAAGACTCTTCAATGAGCTCCCCATAAGGATGCCTATATGAATTCATTGATAGAATTCTCACCTATTTTCCCTCCACAATCTCCTAACCTGAGAAGAAATGTCTCATTGCAGttatacatgcttttttttttaaattatgtattagggatattttctgaagtatttttgggcaaaatgatataatatctggaatttgctttaaactacataaggaaaaaataaaaagaggagataCATAAAAGAAcattggagaaaaatatacaaataaataaaatatctaggaagctatttagaaaaatcactgaTATTGACAGCCTACTTAGGattccattttcctcctccttcctggattacttatatttcctttttctgtgcagGGTATCAGACCAAACTGAAAATAGTTAACCTGTCATTTAAAGTTTTaatctatggggcgcctgggaagctcagcctgttaagcgtcagactcttgatttcagttcaggtcatgatcatagagtcataatctcagggtcgtgagaccgagccccatatcaggctctgcactgagtgtggagcctgcttaaggattctctcccttcttatccctctgcccctccatttgattgctccctctttctctctctaaaaataaataaataaacaaataaataatttttaaaattaaagttttacaCTATGATACAGTTCACCAAAAAAGCTCAGCCTGTAGCAAATATATACTAGTCAAACCAGTTGTAACAAATCAGTGGTACTTACCTTCACCACTCAAGCCTCACCCCACCTCCCTTGACTGGGAGTGCCAAGAAGTGAGATTGCTTCCTGCATTCACCACACTGACTTCCACATAAACAGAATCtcagtgtgtttatttttacttatttatttttaaagattttatttatttatttgtcacagagagagcacaagcaggggagcggcaggctgagggagaaacaggctccccacggagcaaggagcccaacacaggactcgatcccagcaccctgggatcatgacctgagcccaaggcagatgcttaactgactgagccacccaggcatcccaggaaactgtttttattaatgaattaataaatactgaaaagtCATGTCTCAATGACGAGGACAGTTTATCATTCCCCACAGTGACTCAATTATTTTGTATACCATTTCTAGTGCATTAAGATGTGATACGGAAGCACACTTGTTGACATGACACATTTTTCTTGTGAGCTCATCACTTCCTAGCAACCTTTTACGGATTGGCCTATGAAGAATTGTCCTGGAAGGACATATGTGACTATAAAGCTAAAACACCCAAGGGTACACACAGCACTAGAAAGAACTACATTCTTTAGAGAAGGTCTAAGGTTGAGCTAGATCTCTCAGACTTTAATTATTCACCTTCATACCCCACCCCTGAAACCCAGGAGAGCATAATCATCCATTGCTTTTGGGTCCACACTCATAAGCTCACTAAGCAGTCCAGGACCTGGTGATGAGATCTACAAATCCTTACTCccttcaaatataatttttttttctttaaaaaatcccctGTACTCAACATCTACAGGTAGGATTGCCAACATTTTTTACCCCCTCATTTTTATATACTCTAATAGTGCCCTCTATTGATTTTCGATTCCATTAAAATTATTCCATCTCTCCAACCTGATTACaagctctttaaaagaaaagataggggcgcctgggtggcacagcggttaagcgtctgccttcggctcagggcatgatcctggcgttatgggatcgagccccacgtcaggctcctctgctgtgagcctgcttctctctcccactcctctgctgtgttccctctctcgctggctgtctctatctctgtcgaataaataaataaataaaatctttaaaaaaaaaagaaagaaaagatagatcCCCTTCTATTAATAAAAACTAATTCTTTCCTATCACCCTGGCAtatcatataaattataatattctGTAATATTCTGCAAACAGTAAACAGTTAGCACTTGAGAATCTTAACTATTAAGACATCACCAGAATCAGCTAGgttttaaaaatgccaagaaaTTTCTATTCTTCTTCTCACTATTCTTCTCCAACTAaaaactctgtactcattaaacaataattcctgTGATGCTTAGTTTCATGTATCAACTTGTCTGGGCCTGCATTTTAATCAGTAGCATAGCGATTTCCCTCCATAATGAGAGTGGGCCTCAGttaatcagttgaagacctgaatagaacaaagacACTAATCttcctccaaaaaagaaaatattccccaGCAGACAGCCTGTGGTCTGGAACTTCATCATTCGTTCTCTTGGGACTGAAGCTGGCTGGTCCACATTGTAGATTTGGACTTGCCAGTCTCTATAATTGCATGAGTcagttccttataataaatctttctctataaatatgcacatcctattggttctgtttttctgaaggACCCTTACTAATACAcctctccattctttctttctcccagttCCTGGAAACCacaattctattttctgtttctatgaatttgactactctaggtacctcatataagtggaaacATATAATGCTTgcccttttgtatctggcttatttcacttagcatagtgtcttcaaggtttatccatgctgCAGCATGTAATAGAATTCTCTTTAtgtttaaggctaaataatattccattgtatgtatacaccacattttgtttatccattcatcgattgatgaacatttgtatttcttctgtttttaaagatccATGGGATAATTTCTACAATCCTGATGTAGCACACACTGAGGGGTTCTCATTATCTCATTATCTCATTATCTCATTATCCCCACCTCCTGATGTTCATGACCTGGGTAATCTTCTCCCATCAAGTGTGGGTGATGTCTGTGGCTTGGAATGTGGCAAAGGTGATGGAACATATATGATCATGTATATGTGATTACATAAGGTATAGTGTTTATCTTGCTAAaggctctctccctccatcctccctctcTGGTCAGATTTAAAGAAGCACGCTCACACGAATCCTATAgccacaaagaaatgaattcctGCCTGACATATCTTGGAAGTATATCCTTCCCCAGTTGAGCCTTCTGATGAAAGCACAACCCAACAGACATCTTGACTGCAGCCTCTGAACCCTAAACAGATGATCCAACTAAATTGTTTTTATACTTCAGATCCATAGACactgtgagattaaaaaaaaaaaaagtgtgctgtTTTACATTGTTACTCATATAATTTGTGGTAATGTGTTAGATGGTGTAAAAAACTAATAATCCTGTGATAAACTTAATCCTTCTGTTTTGTCAAATTTCCTTGAATCTAATCCTGACTGTCAATACTTCTGAGGTTGTCACTCAATACTTAACACTCCAATCTTGATTCATAAGATAGAGGGACTTCCTAATGGAGAAGCTGCAAGATGGAACTGATCTCTTCTGCTTTGTTATCTATTTTTGAAGCCATGCATATGACCTAACTCATTGCTCAACACTTTGTAACTCATGCTTGATGACTCACAGTAAGGGTAGTCCTGGCCTCTATTTCACTGAGGCACATAAAGGAAGGGAATTCATGGTTGGCCATCTGATGTAGACAAggtcaaaaggagaaaaatcaaaggggcccaaaagtaattttttagcTTCACTTGTTACAGCTTTTGTATAACA is part of the Ailuropoda melanoleuca isolate Jingjing chromosome 16, ASM200744v2, whole genome shotgun sequence genome and harbors:
- the OLR1 gene encoding oxidized low-density lipoprotein receptor 1 isoform X3, with amino-acid sequence MNLEMTSDDFKSKTMRDQPDQKPNGKKAKGLHFLSSQWWCPTAVTLGILCLGLLVILIILTMQLLQVSDLLKQQQANLTNQEIILEGQISAQQQAEQASQESERELKETIETLTQKLDENSKKQMELHQQTLNLQEALRKAANFSGPCPQDWLWHEENCYLFSSGPFNWEKSQENCLSLDAQMLKINSTDDLEFIQQASAHSNFPFWMGLSLRKPRSSWLWEDGSPLMPHLFRLQGPVSHIYPSGSCAYIQRGAVFADNCILTAFSICQKKANLLTAQ
- the OLR1 gene encoding oxidized low-density lipoprotein receptor 1 isoform X4, whose protein sequence is MNLEMTSDDFKSKTMRDQPDQKPNGKKAKGLHFLSSQWWCPTAVTLGILCLGLLVILIILTMQLLQVSDLLKQQQANLTNQEIILEGQISAQQQAEQASQESERELKETIETLTQKLDENSKKQMELHQQTLNLQEALRKAANFSGPCPQDWLWHEENCYLFSSGPFNWEKSQENCLSLDAQMLKINSTDDLEFIQQASAHSNFPFWMGLSLRKPRSSWLWEDGSPLMPHLSALSSCDIFTCLEGLPLSFPVEKMILSSKVQEKMKILLM
- the OLR1 gene encoding oxidized low-density lipoprotein receptor 1 isoform X2, translating into MNLEMTSDDFKSKTMRDQPDQKPNGKKAKGLHFLSSQWWCPTAVTLGILCLGLLVILIILTMQLLQVSDLLKQQQANLTNQEIILEGQISAQQQAEQASQESERELKETIETLTQKLDENSKKQMELHQQTLNLQEALRKAANFSGPCPQDWLWHEENCYLFSSGPFNWEKSQENCLSLDAQMLKINSTDDLEFIQQASAHSNFPFWMGLSLRKPRSSWLWEDGSPLMPHLSALSSCDIFTCLEGLPLSFPVEKMCTGTLNLDYMILSSKVQEKMKILLM